A window of the Harmonia axyridis chromosome 5, icHarAxyr1.1, whole genome shotgun sequence genome harbors these coding sequences:
- the LOC123681015 gene encoding uncharacterized protein LOC123681015, protein MKFLVLFLAVAALASAKPDRNYIDIKQDGTIYIESEEGKQIWISKNYGLNGQKKIEIEVTGPNGLAKMYKFDYNNQVNFESGMGYTNLNTFNKNYQDQYDILDVIFREYLGYVDEYTYQQLLNKVHKAVLNGYFDGQVLYILQALVEDTKWDNLSSGRYSYGQFGDLLNKMTQQNKYGLRFLGKLFQGQDVYDQEYKQYNVNYYYNAVMRIFDRQVLKTVLLQQQMYNQEIYGQYSFEKMWNMIFTQQGIFDHQYLVEIINNQELRNWFVQRGFFDREVLDQILDAYKTQGVYDQFLLPKLVNTQELKYFFVKNGISVYDILGQNSYNQYYGNTYSNKGFYGLNKGFYGLNKGFYGLNKGFYGLNKGIYGYNMLEKIISEPMFRNVMIQYGIFNKNILDQILYQYNTQGVYDQVLLRQLVNKQALYNVLVQYGVVDQVVLRQFLENQNLGFSFLFKKNFFEQTPRMTYNHLLGAYGNAPEYGYRFGGNYLKNFLYGQQYYGYNQVPYSYGKLYNQYQLAQRV, encoded by the exons ATGAAGTTCTTAGTGCTCTTTTTGGCTGTCGCTGCTTTAGCTTCTGCTAAACCTGATCGCAATTACATTGacattaagcaagatggtactATTTACATCGAGAGTGAAGAAGGAAAGCAGATTTGGATTTCCAAAAACTACGGGCTCAATGGacagaagaaaattgaaatcgaAGTAACTGGACCCAATGGCCTCGCCAAAAtgtacaaatttgattacaacaACCAGGTCAACTTCGAAAGTGGAATGGGTTACACCAACTTAAACACTTTCAACAAGAACTACCAAGATCAGTATGACATTCTCGATGTAATCTTCAGAGAATACTTGGGATACGTTGATGAGTACACTTATCAGCAACTCCTCAACAAGGTTCACAAAGCTGTTCTCAACGGTTACTTCGATGGTCAAGTTTTGTATATCCTTCAAGCTCTCGTTGAAGACACCAAATGGGACAACTTGAGCTCTGGACGTTATTCTTACGGACAATTTGGTGATCTATTGAACAAAATGACCCAACAGAACAAATACGGACTAAGATTTTTGGGAAAACTCTTCCAAGGACAAGATGTTTACGATCAAGAATACAAACAATACAATGTCAACTACTACTACAACGCAGTGATGAGAATTTTCGACAGGCAAGTCTTGAAAACCGTTTTACTCCAACAACAAATGTACAACCAAGAGATTTACGGTCAATactcttttgaaaaaatgtggAACATGATTTTCACCCAACAAGGTATCTTCGACCATCAGTACTTGGTAGAAATCATTAACAACCAAGAACTCAGAAACTGGTTCGTTCAACGCGGATTCTTCGACAGAGAAGTCCTTGACCAAATTCTCGACGCCTACAAGACCCAAGGAGTATACGATCAATTCTTGTTGCCAAAATTGGTCAACACCcaggaattgaaatatttcttcgtCAAAAATGGAATCTCCGTCTATGATATCTTGGGACAAAATTCCTACAACCAATACTATGGCAACACTTACTCCAACAAAGGCTTTTACGGCCTCAACAAAGGCTTCTACGGCCTCAACAAAGGTTTCTACGGCCTCAACAAAGGCTTCTACGGCCTCAACAAAGGTATCTACGGTTACAATATGTTGGAGAAAATCATTAGCGAAccaatgttcagaaatgttatgATTCAATACGGAATcttcaacaaaaacattttgGACCAGATCTTGTACCAATACAACACCCAAGGAGTTTACGATCAAGTACTTTTGAGGCAGTTGGTCAACAAACAAGCTTTGTACAATGTTTTGGTTCAATATGGAGTAGTTGACCAAGTCGTATTGAGACAATTCCTCGAAAACCAAAACCTTGGCTTCAGCTTCTTATTCAAGAAGAACTTCTTCGAACAAACTCCAAGAATGACCTACAATCACTTGTTGGGAGCCTACGGAAATGCTCCTGAATACGgttacagatttggaggaaactACTTGAAGAACTTCTTGTATGGACAGCAATACTACGGATACAACCAAG ttccttACTCCTACGGAAAACTCTACAACCAGTACCAACTCGCCCAGAGGGTTTAA